From Brachyspira pilosicoli, a single genomic window includes:
- a CDS encoding AAA family ATPase, whose translation MFDRHNNISIFVYIAILLNAIIIALFITFVFGLKKDAFDIDTKKLDRTSLICQNNILSLINDYDNRLDKIIESYNFPSLLQNVVLNGMNEDEKNRIISIFRSGNYAFDTVGLYFSDGQAVFSSPDNRKSINLNALKVNNKKAFFDQDFDGVYFIKPIKNEKGLEVGYIVASVFKKIFENTSYNLNFLLIPNGVVYYNPSININSISRDALYQYMNNPGVINIGAYSYILHSSNVKDIYNFNVGILELDVPIIQKYLKYILLIILSSSLIFLVASTLYERKKLQMQNASDIEDDNIYLDDNNLEYEQYNDFNDDDNNLDDFNYDLDTLNEDIEYLNRIESKNKKHIDKKSKLELPNLDEIDKAENNINKEDSLNIKDLEDIEDNINDEAIKVDDINDVDDTDEHLNIDNIEDLENIEDNIEDEAIKVDDVNDVDDTDEHLNIDNIEDLENIEDNIEDEAIKVDDVNNVDDTDEHLNIDNIEGLENIEDNIEDEAIKVDDVNNVDDTNEHLNIDNIEDLENIEDNIEDEAIKIDNIDEDLEEEDNLIPNINNLDNNINNISEEDKELDYVPTLDNVLEENNEEYDEKNILRGIDDIISDNEEDILISHGSIIDDEISKKEDDYFSSLDSFNLALNKDFLLDDDKNEFNKSQDYDSGEIIKKASEDDVFDTEDLIDSELYDPEEKRPPMPEDYKDAEEKVKDNMTSNWKNILKAIKGEKFINKNLDEMLDWIKEKSGLNILHSAMLTKDENGIYKISDSKNLTEDTKNKLEIDENEALFKKILSSKKTLYVSDPFSSLSLKIKFDEKDRENISHMIFIPVQNEESDLKSFFIGLSSN comes from the coding sequence ATGTTTGATAGACATAATAATATTTCTATTTTTGTATATATAGCTATTTTGCTTAATGCTATAATCATTGCTTTATTTATTACTTTTGTATTTGGATTAAAAAAAGATGCTTTTGACATAGATACAAAAAAACTTGATAGAACATCTCTTATATGTCAAAATAATATATTAAGCCTTATAAATGATTATGATAATAGATTAGATAAAATAATAGAAAGTTACAATTTCCCTTCACTTCTTCAAAATGTGGTATTAAATGGAATGAATGAAGATGAAAAAAATAGAATTATATCTATTTTTAGAAGCGGTAATTATGCTTTTGATACTGTGGGACTTTATTTTTCTGATGGTCAGGCTGTATTCTCTTCTCCCGACAATAGAAAAAGCATTAATTTAAATGCATTGAAAGTAAATAATAAAAAGGCTTTCTTCGACCAAGATTTTGATGGAGTTTATTTTATAAAACCTATAAAAAATGAAAAAGGTTTAGAAGTTGGATATATTGTAGCAAGTGTATTTAAAAAGATTTTTGAAAACACTTCATATAATTTAAACTTTTTGCTTATACCTAATGGTGTAGTATATTATAACCCTTCTATAAACATTAATAGCATTTCTAGAGATGCATTATATCAATATATGAATAATCCAGGAGTAATAAATATAGGTGCCTATTCATATATATTGCATTCCAGCAATGTTAAAGATATATATAATTTTAATGTAGGTATATTAGAGTTAGATGTCCCTATAATACAAAAATATTTAAAATATATTTTACTTATTATACTTAGTTCTTCTTTAATTTTCTTAGTAGCAAGCACCCTATATGAAAGAAAAAAATTACAAATGCAAAACGCCTCTGATATAGAAGATGACAATATATATTTAGATGATAATAATTTAGAATATGAACAATATAACGATTTTAATGATGATGATAATAATCTTGATGATTTTAATTATGACTTAGATACATTAAATGAAGATATAGAATATTTAAATAGAATAGAATCAAAAAATAAAAAACATATTGATAAAAAAAGCAAATTAGAGCTGCCTAATTTAGATGAAATAGATAAAGCAGAAAACAATATTAACAAAGAAGATTCATTGAATATAAAAGATTTAGAAGATATAGAAGATAATATAAATGATGAGGCTATTAAAGTTGATGATATTAATGATGTTGATGATACTGATGAGCATTTAAACATAGATAATATTGAAGACTTAGAAAACATAGAAGATAATATTGAAGATGAAGCTATTAAAGTTGATGATGTTAATGATGTTGATGATACTGATGAGCATTTGAACATAGATAATATTGAAGACTTAGAAAACATAGAAGACAATATTGAAGATGAAGCTATTAAAGTTGATGATGTTAATAATGTTGATGATACTGATGAACATTTAAACATAGATAATATTGAAGGCTTAGAAAACATAGAAGACAATATTGAAGATGAAGCTATTAAAGTTGATGATGTTAATAATGTTGATGATACTAATGAACATTTAAACATAGATAATATTGAAGACTTAGAAAACATAGAAGACAATATTGAAGATGAAGCTATTAAGATAGATAATATTGATGAAGATTTAGAAGAAGAGGATAATTTAATACCAAATATAAACAATTTAGATAATAATATAAATAATATATCTGAAGAAGATAAAGAATTAGATTATGTACCTACATTAGATAATGTATTAGAAGAAAATAATGAGGAATATGATGAAAAAAATATTTTAAGAGGTATAGATGATATTATTTCTGATAATGAGGAGGATATTTTGATAAGTCATGGCTCTATAATTGATGATGAAATTAGTAAAAAAGAAGATGATTATTTCTCTTCTTTAGATTCTTTTAATCTTGCTCTTAATAAAGATTTTCTGCTTGATGATGATAAAAATGAATTTAATAAATCCCAAGACTATGATAGCGGAGAAATAATAAAAAAAGCAAGTGAAGACGATGTATTTGATACAGAAGACTTAATAGACAGCGAATTATATGACCCTGAAGAAAAAAGACCGCCTATGCCGGAAGATTATAAAGACGCTGAAGAGAAAGTAAAAGATAATATGACTTCTAATTGGAAAAATATTCTTAAAGCAATTAAAGGCGAGAAGTTTATAAACAAAAATTTAGATGAAATGCTTGATTGGATAAAAGAAAAATCCGGACTTAATATATTGCATTCTGCGATGCTTACTAAAGATGAGAATGGTATATACAAAATATCAGATTCTAAAAACCTTACAGAAGATACTAAAAATAAGTTAGAAATAGATGAAAATGAAGCTTTATTTAAAAAGATTTTATCATCTAAGAAAACATTATACGTATCAGATCCTTTCTCATCATTATCATTAAAAATTAAATTTGATGAAAAGGATAGGGAAAATATCTCTCATATGATATTTATACCAGTACAAAATGAAGAAAGTGATTTAAAATCTTTCTTTATAGGACTTTCTTCAAACTGA
- a CDS encoding sulfide/dihydroorotate dehydrogenase-like FAD/NAD-binding protein produces the protein MGYKIVAKEQWSDKVFMMKVVAPDIAKHRKAGNFIIFRLDELGERVPLTIADADPEAGTITIVTQSIGYSTAKLMELKVGDEIMDVIGPLGQPTHIEKKDGIILGVGGGVGIAPLHPIVQAHHNAGNKVISILGARDKSLIIMEDMMRKVSDELLVCTDNGSYGEKGLVTDMIKKIYDRGEKISEVIAIGPAIMMKFVCKLTKEYNLPTTVSLNPIMIDGTGMCGCCRVLVGTQTKFACVEGPEFDGHLVDFDLLMKRQAMYKKEEHECNLKLAN, from the coding sequence ATGGGCTATAAAATTGTTGCTAAAGAACAATGGTCAGATAAGGTTTTTATGATGAAAGTTGTAGCTCCAGATATAGCTAAACATCGTAAAGCAGGTAATTTTATTATTTTTAGATTAGATGAGTTAGGGGAGAGAGTACCTCTTACTATAGCTGATGCTGACCCTGAAGCGGGAACAATTACTATAGTAACTCAAAGTATTGGTTATTCTACAGCTAAATTGATGGAGCTTAAAGTTGGCGATGAAATAATGGACGTTATAGGACCATTGGGACAGCCTACTCATATTGAAAAGAAAGATGGTATTATACTTGGTGTTGGAGGCGGTGTTGGTATAGCTCCTTTACATCCTATAGTACAGGCTCATCATAATGCTGGTAATAAAGTGATATCTATATTAGGTGCTAGAGATAAATCACTTATCATTATGGAAGATATGATGAGAAAAGTATCTGATGAACTATTAGTTTGTACTGATAATGGAAGTTATGGTGAGAAGGGTTTAGTTACAGATATGATTAAAAAGATATATGATAGGGGTGAAAAAATTTCTGAGGTTATAGCTATTGGTCCTGCTATTATGATGAAATTTGTTTGTAAGCTTACTAAAGAATATAATCTTCCTACTACTGTTAGTTTGAACCCTATTATGATTGACGGTACTGGAATGTGCGGATGCTGCAGAGTATTAGTTGGTACTCAAACTAAATTTGCTTGCGTTGAGGGGCCTGAATTTGACGGACATTTGGTTGATTTTGATTTGCTTATGAAAAGACAGGCTATGTATAAAAAAGAAGAGCATGAATGTAATTTGAAATTGGCTAATTAA
- the rplS gene encoding 50S ribosomal protein L19 has product MEQQIRLVEAKHKKEAILPFEIGDTVKVWVKIIEGDRERLQAFEGVVISMRGKGINKSFIVRKISYGVGVERIFLVNSPRIDHIDIIRKAKVRRAKLYYLRDKVGKKARLVERLGVKIPKHSDLIKSEEPSKEESVEETTTENNQ; this is encoded by the coding sequence ATGGAGCAACAGATTAGATTAGTAGAAGCAAAGCATAAAAAAGAAGCTATTTTGCCTTTTGAAATAGGTGATACCGTAAAAGTATGGGTAAAAATTATAGAAGGTGATAGAGAAAGATTACAAGCATTTGAAGGTGTTGTTATTTCAATGCGCGGTAAAGGCATTAATAAAAGTTTTATAGTTAGAAAAATATCTTATGGTGTTGGTGTTGAGAGGATATTTTTAGTAAACTCTCCTAGAATAGATCATATTGATATTATAAGAAAAGCTAAAGTAAGAAGAGCTAAACTTTACTATTTAAGAGATAAAGTTGGTAAAAAAGCTCGCTTAGTTGAAAGACTTGGCGTTAAAATACCTAAACATTCCGATTTAATAAAGTCTGAAGAACCTTCTAAAGAGGAATCTGTAGAAGAAACAACAACAGAAAATAATCAATAA
- a CDS encoding guanido phosphotransferase, whose protein sequence is MKIKMSTDNIAKWIYKKGLEDNIILYSKVSIYRNIDNIRFYNHIDKDDIEKIDSILTKEIEELRKLDIHLEKIKLIELPSLDIKLLKENLTIPNKRNLLNASLYMDEDEETSILINSNEHCEIQTIARGLEIEECFNRAYKIESILDKKIDFAFNKKFGYLTSSPEKIGIAMNLTVSMAIPALIWKTPDNIEYFINKASKKGLDISIRAGRTMPVLNITNRTMMGVSERDVLNNMLEIVNYILDKEKKMRAKIKNIDRLNIEDKVYRSRAILSSARVMNYMEFIKHNLWLRVGLDCNIIDDIDLDTLSYMIFISKNNHLKSMFNNKKKYKKASEMRAAVLRNIMNPQ, encoded by the coding sequence GTGAAAATAAAGATGTCCACAGATAATATCGCTAAATGGATATATAAAAAGGGCTTGGAAGATAATATTATATTATATTCCAAAGTATCTATATATAGAAATATAGACAATATTAGATTCTATAATCATATAGATAAAGATGATATAGAAAAAATTGACAGCATTCTAACTAAAGAAATAGAAGAACTTAGAAAATTAGATATTCATCTTGAAAAAATAAAGTTAATAGAGCTGCCGTCATTAGATATTAAGCTTTTAAAAGAAAACCTTACAATACCAAATAAAAGAAATCTCCTAAATGCTTCACTATATATGGATGAAGATGAAGAAACATCTATCTTAATAAATTCTAATGAACATTGTGAGATACAAACTATAGCAAGAGGCTTAGAAATAGAAGAATGTTTTAATAGAGCTTATAAAATAGAAAGCATCTTAGATAAAAAAATAGATTTCGCTTTTAATAAAAAATTCGGATATTTAACCAGCTCGCCAGAAAAAATAGGTATTGCAATGAATTTAACTGTGTCTATGGCAATACCTGCTTTAATATGGAAAACCCCGGATAATATAGAATACTTCATTAACAAAGCATCAAAAAAAGGGCTTGATATATCCATTAGAGCAGGAAGAACTATGCCTGTACTTAATATAACAAACAGAACTATGATGGGTGTTTCAGAAAGAGATGTTTTAAATAATATGCTTGAGATTGTAAATTATATTCTAGACAAAGAAAAAAAGATGAGAGCAAAAATAAAAAATATAGATAGATTAAATATAGAAGATAAAGTTTACAGAAGCAGAGCAATATTGTCAAGTGCAAGAGTTATGAATTATATGGAGTTTATAAAGCATAATTTGTGGCTTAGAGTTGGCTTAGATTGCAATATTATTGATGATATAGATTTAGATACTTTATCTTATATGATATTTATTTCCAAAAATAATCATTTAAAATCAATGTTTAATAATAAAAAAAAGTATAAAAAAGCTTCTGAGATGAGAGCGGCTGTATTAAGAAATATAATGAACCCACAATAA